One part of the Anaerolineales bacterium genome encodes these proteins:
- a CDS encoding DinB family protein, with the protein MLKELLLDMYDFTCWGRDLILAQAAKLTPEQFEEETRFPIKSVKETLVHTLSAEYAYRVRCMGQPYEPVKPEQFADLAAIQARWQAEEAEMRKYLAAASDEELQGSVTYKVSTGEEFTRQRLLLLKQLLFHSMQHRAELAQMLTEFGYSPGNIDYTLFYMSKQAA; encoded by the coding sequence ATGCTGAAAGAACTGTTGTTGGACATGTACGATTTCACTTGCTGGGGGCGCGACCTGATCCTGGCGCAAGCTGCCAAGCTGACCCCCGAGCAGTTTGAGGAAGAGACCCGCTTCCCGATCAAGAGCGTGAAGGAGACCCTAGTGCACACGCTTTCGGCGGAATATGCCTACCGCGTGCGCTGCATGGGCCAGCCGTACGAACCAGTCAAGCCCGAGCAGTTTGCCGACCTGGCCGCCATACAGGCGCGCTGGCAGGCCGAAGAGGCCGAGATGCGCAAGTACCTGGCCGCCGCCAGCGATGAGGAGCTGCAAGGTTCCGTGACCTATAAGGTCTCCACCGGCGAAGAGTTCACCCGCCAGCGCCTGTTGCTGCTCAAGCAGCTGCTGTTCCACAGCATGCAGCATCGCGCCGAACTGGCTCAGATGTTGACTGAATTTGGCTATTCTCCCGGAAACATTGACTACACCCTGTTCTATATGAGCAAACAGGCCGCGTAA
- a CDS encoding RecX family transcriptional regulator: MATITAITQQKRNPNRVNIYLDGEYAFPLAKIVAAWLKLGQELAPEKIAELQAKDGVEAALQRALNFISYRPRSTAEVQRNLKKFEVAPDVIDAVVQRLQANGLLDDADFARRWVEDRAAFKPRSARALRMELRLKGMPDALIDDAVQDIDEHALASQAAERKLRQLLGLDWETFRTKLGAHLARRGFGYDIVADVCREAWQRAHSQETR; the protein is encoded by the coding sequence ATGGCGACGATCACGGCAATCACTCAACAAAAGCGCAACCCCAACCGGGTCAATATCTACCTGGATGGCGAATATGCCTTCCCGCTGGCCAAGATCGTGGCCGCATGGCTGAAACTGGGCCAGGAGCTTGCCCCCGAGAAGATCGCCGAATTGCAAGCCAAAGACGGCGTTGAAGCCGCTTTGCAGCGCGCCCTCAACTTCATCAGCTACCGCCCCCGCTCCACCGCCGAGGTGCAGCGCAACCTCAAGAAGTTTGAGGTTGCGCCAGACGTGATCGACGCGGTTGTGCAGCGTCTGCAGGCCAACGGCCTGCTGGACGATGCCGACTTCGCCCGCCGCTGGGTGGAAGACCGCGCCGCCTTCAAGCCGCGCAGCGCCCGCGCCCTGCGCATGGAGCTGCGCCTCAAGGGGATGCCAGACGCACTTATTGACGATGCCGTGCAGGATATTGACGAGCACGCATTGGCCAGCCAGGCCGCTGAGCGCAAACTGCGCCAGCTGCTGGGGTTGGATTGGGAAACCTTCCGCACCAAGCTTGGCGCGCACCTGGCCCGCCGCGGCTTCGGCTACGACATCGTAGCCGATGTCTGCCGCGAGGCCTGGCAGCGCGCCCACTCACAAGAAACGAGGTAA
- a CDS encoding MBL fold metallo-hydrolase, with protein sequence MSLEIVKMTLGPAQTNCYIVAEPNSKDAVVIDPSWDGHLILEQMQARSWRTAAIWLTHAHWDHFGGAAAVADGSPTPPQVALHPEDYVLWRAGGGARNYGLSFDPGPEPTIDLAGGQTLYIGKTPLEVRFAPGHSRGSVMFYAPSEGLMFCGDVIFQMSIGRTDLPGADHKTLIDSIFREVLSLPDDVRLLPGHGPETTVGLEREHNPFLQD encoded by the coding sequence ATGTCGCTTGAAATTGTGAAAATGACCCTGGGTCCGGCTCAGACCAATTGCTACATCGTGGCCGAGCCGAATAGTAAGGATGCGGTGGTGATTGATCCCTCATGGGATGGGCATCTGATCCTGGAGCAGATGCAGGCGCGCAGCTGGCGCACCGCCGCTATCTGGCTGACCCATGCGCATTGGGACCACTTCGGCGGCGCGGCTGCCGTGGCCGACGGTAGCCCCACGCCGCCCCAGGTGGCTCTGCACCCGGAGGATTACGTGCTGTGGCGCGCCGGCGGCGGGGCGCGCAACTATGGCCTGAGCTTTGACCCCGGCCCCGAGCCCACGATCGATCTGGCCGGCGGGCAGACCCTGTACATTGGCAAGACCCCGCTGGAGGTGCGCTTTGCACCCGGCCACTCACGCGGCAGCGTGATGTTCTATGCGCCCAGCGAAGGGCTGATGTTCTGCGGTGATGTCATCTTTCAAATGAGCATTGGCCGCACCGATCTACCCGGCGCGGACCATAAGACCTTGATCGATAGTATTTTTCGCGAAGTCCTCAGCCTGCCGGACGATGTACGTCTGCTGCCCGGTCACGGGCCCGAGACCACAGTGGGGCTGGAGCGCGAACACAACCCGTTTTTGCAAGACTAA
- the rny gene encoding ribonuclease Y has product MDNQLIIIGVAVVAAALGFVVRHLQVQSAKRRNQEEADRILAQAREEAKNVELKAKNEALELRQNAEADIERKRKDLSREDDRLRSRRSDLDNRTEKLEEREQTLNKRQSNLDKRNNELDEQRGEIVKKLESVSSMTRDEARKVLMDEVEKESRGDMARIIRQIEAEAKEEGDKRARNLVAMAVQRVASEYVSENTTSVVTLPSDDMKGRIIGRNGRNIRSFEQVAGVDVIVDDTPEAVTISSFDPVRREVARRTLQKLVQDGRIHPASIEKILKKEQDEVDKTMVEAGENAVYEAGVPHLHKEVVKMLGRLKYRTSYGQNQLAHAVEAAGLAGVIATELGANVELAKMGGLLHDLGKAMDHNVEGTHAAIGAEFAKRYGVNPLVVNAIAAHHHEVEQESVEAVIVEAADAISGARPGARRESLEQYIKRIKALEDMANSYKGVTQSYALQAGREVRIIVRPEDVDDLEAARMARDIAKKIEETMQYPGQIKVTVLRETRASEFAK; this is encoded by the coding sequence ATGGATAACCAACTCATCATCATTGGCGTAGCGGTGGTCGCCGCCGCCCTGGGCTTCGTGGTGCGCCACCTACAGGTGCAGAGCGCCAAACGTCGCAACCAGGAGGAGGCCGATCGCATCCTGGCCCAGGCGCGCGAGGAGGCCAAGAACGTAGAGCTCAAGGCCAAGAACGAAGCGCTGGAGCTGCGCCAGAACGCCGAAGCCGATATCGAGCGCAAGCGCAAGGATCTCAGCCGCGAAGATGACCGGCTGCGTAGCCGCCGCTCAGACCTGGACAACCGCACCGAGAAACTGGAAGAGCGCGAGCAAACCCTGAACAAGCGCCAGAGCAATCTGGACAAGCGCAACAACGAGCTTGACGAGCAGCGCGGCGAGATCGTCAAGAAACTGGAAAGCGTCTCCTCCATGACGCGGGATGAAGCCCGCAAAGTGCTGATGGACGAGGTGGAGAAGGAATCACGCGGCGATATGGCTCGCATCATCCGCCAGATCGAGGCCGAAGCCAAGGAAGAGGGCGACAAGCGCGCCCGCAACCTGGTGGCGATGGCCGTGCAGCGCGTCGCCTCTGAGTACGTATCGGAGAACACCACCTCGGTGGTGACCCTGCCCTCAGACGACATGAAGGGCCGCATCATCGGCCGCAACGGCCGCAACATCCGCTCCTTTGAGCAGGTGGCCGGCGTGGATGTGATCGTGGACGATACGCCTGAGGCGGTCACCATCTCCAGCTTCGACCCTGTGCGGCGCGAAGTTGCCCGGCGCACGCTGCAGAAGCTGGTGCAGGACGGGCGCATCCACCCCGCCAGCATCGAGAAGATCCTCAAGAAAGAGCAAGACGAGGTGGATAAGACCATGGTCGAAGCCGGCGAGAACGCCGTCTACGAAGCCGGTGTGCCGCACCTGCACAAAGAGGTCGTCAAGATGCTGGGCCGCTTGAAATACCGCACCTCCTACGGGCAGAACCAGCTCGCCCACGCCGTGGAAGCCGCCGGCCTGGCTGGCGTCATTGCCACTGAGCTGGGCGCCAATGTGGAGCTGGCCAAGATGGGCGGCCTGCTGCACGACCTGGGCAAGGCGATGGACCACAACGTGGAGGGCACGCACGCCGCGATTGGCGCCGAGTTCGCCAAGCGCTACGGCGTCAACCCGCTGGTGGTCAACGCCATCGCCGCCCACCACCATGAGGTGGAGCAGGAGAGCGTGGAAGCCGTGATCGTGGAGGCGGCCGACGCCATCTCCGGCGCCCGCCCCGGCGCCCGCCGTGAGAGCCTGGAGCAGTACATCAAGCGCATCAAGGCTCTCGAGGATATGGCCAACTCCTACAAGGGTGTGACGCAGAGTTATGCACTGCAGGCCGGCCGCGAAGTGCGCATCATTGTGCGCCCCGAGGACGTGGACGATCTGGAAGCCGCCCGCATGGCGCGTGACATCGCCAAGAAGATCGAGGAGACCATGCAGTACCCCGGCCAGATCAAGGTCACCGTGCTGCGCGAGACGCGTGCCAGCGAGTTTGCGAAGTAA